A window from Malania oleifera isolate guangnan ecotype guangnan chromosome 7, ASM2987363v1, whole genome shotgun sequence encodes these proteins:
- the LOC131159222 gene encoding probable galacturonosyltransferase 7 isoform X2: MKGGIGGGGSYSLPAKRRWRGLAIAVLCLVFLSMLVPLVFLLGLHNGFPSAGYLYDQQPAVSGQLRHVDELMKRLGPTLSKDVIQNFVKEVENETTGRGAIQVTNQKGSPMPPYVVPKAPSNKNSPRVDSVGKVTGRRKAVDDESGKSCELKYGSYCLWRQENREEMKDRMVKKLKDQLFVARAYFPTIAKLPKHGKFSHELKMNIQDLERVLSVSITDGDLPKEIDKKSNRMEAAIARAKSFVMDCNNVDKKLRQIYDMTEDEADFHMKQSAYLFQLAVQTMPKSLHCLSMRLTVEYFKSPLIDMKPLRAEKYSDPMLQHYAIFSSNVLASSVVINSTVMHAKESGNLVFHVVTDRNNYFAMKLWFLINTYKEVTVQVLNIEDLNLNYHDKATLLQLSLPAEFRVSLQSVYYLPKSGSRTEYLSVFSHSHYLLPEIFQNLKKVVVMDDDIVVQQDLSALWDLDMDGKVNGAVNFCGVRLGQLNSYTGQNGFDGSSCAWISGLNIIDLVSWREHNVTNAYWKYVQELSMGDGLPGPASLPASLLTFQGLVYALDGTWVLSGLGHDYGLDIKTIKKAAVLHYNGKMKPWLELGIPKYKAYWKQFLKQEDQFMSECNVNS; encoded by the exons ATGAAGGGCGGGATAGGCGGTGGGGGTTCTTACTCTCTTCCTGCGAAACGGCGATGGAGAGGGCTCGCAATTGCGGTCTTATGCCTCGTTTTCCTCTCCATGCTCGTTCCGCTCGTCTTCTTGCTTGGCCTCCACAACGGTTTTCCGTCCGCAG GATACCTGTATGATCAACAACCTGCAGTTTCT GGTCAATTAAGGCATGTAGATGAGCTTATGAAAAGATTGGGGCCAACTCTCTCAAAG GATGTTATTCAAAACTTTGTCAAGGAAGTTGAAAATGAAACCACTGGTAGGGGCGCCATTCAAGTCACTAATCAAAAAG GTTCCCCTATGCCGCCTTATGTTGTGCCGAAAGCACCTTCCAATAAAAAT AGCCCAAGGGTTGATAGTGTAGGGAAAGTCACTGGACGTAGGAAAGCTGTtgatgatgaaagtggaaaatctTGTGAGCTGAAATATGGGAGTTACTGCCTTTGGCGTCAGGAAAATAGGGAAGAAATGAAGGATCGTATGGTTAAGAAATTGAAGGACCAGCTTTTTGTGGCCCGTGCATACTTTCCCACTATAGCAAAACTTCCAAAACATGGTAAATTTTCACATGAATTGAAGATGAATATTCAAGATCTTGAGCGTGTTCTCAGTGTATCTATTACAGATGGCGATCTTCCAAAAGA GATTGATAAGAAATCGAATCGGATGGAAGCTGCAATAGCCAGAGCTAAATCCTTTGTTATGGATTGTAATAATGTTGACAAGAAATTAAGACAAATATATGATATGACTGAGGATGAGGCTGACTTCCACATGAAGCAGAGTGCATACCTTTTCCAACTTGCCGTCCAGACTATGCCAAAAAGTCTTCACTGCCTGTCTATGAGATTAACAGTTGAATACTTCAAATCTCCTTTGATCGATATGAAACCCTTGCGAGCTGAGAAATATTCAGATCCAATGTTGCAACACTATGCTATTTTCTCAAGTAATGTGCTTGCGTCGTCAGTAGTGATCAATTCAACTGTAATGCATGCAAAA GAAAGTGGGAATCTGGTATTTCATGTTGTGACAGATCGAAACAATTACTTTGCCATGAAACTTTGGTTCTTAATAAATACTTACAAGGAAGTGACAGTTCAGGTGCTGAACATTGAAGATCTTAATCTGAACTACCATGACAAAGCAACTTTGTTGCAGCTGTCGTTGCCTGCGGAGTTCCGTGTTTCCTTACAGAGTGTCTATTATTTGCCCAAAAGCGGATCTAGAACAGAGTACTTATCTGTTTTTTCCCATTCACATTATCTTCTTCCTGAGATATTCCAGAATTTGAAGAAAGTTGTGGTTATGGATGATGATATCGTTGTGCAACAAGATTTGTCAGCCCTGTGGGATCTTGACATGGATGGGAAGGTAAATGGTGCTGTGAATTTTTGTGGAGTGAGGCTAGGTCAGCTGAATAGTTATACGGGTCAGAATGGCTTTGATGGAAGTTCCTGTGCTTGGATATCTGGATTGAATATAATTGACCTGGTCAGTTGGAGGGAGCATAATGTTACTAATGCCTACTGGAAATATGTACAAGAG CTGAGCATGGGGGATGGATTGCCTGGACCTGCTTCCTTGCCTGCTAGCTTGCTGACGTTTCAAGGCCTAGTTTATGCTCTTGATGGTACATGGGTTCTGTCGGGGCTGGGTCATGACTATGGGCTTGATATAAAAACCATTAAGAAAGCTGCAGTGTTACATTATAATGGGAAAATGAAACCCTGGCTTGAGCTGGGAATTCCAAAATACAAAGCGTACTGGAAGCAGTTCCTGAAACAAGAGGATCAGTTCATGAGTGAGTGCAACGTCAATTCGTAA
- the LOC131159222 gene encoding probable galacturonosyltransferase 7 isoform X3 yields the protein MDVIQNFVKEVENETTGRGAIQVTNQKGSPMPPYVVPKAPSNKNSPRVDSVGKVTGRRKAVDDESGKSCELKYGSYCLWRQENREEMKDRMVKKLKDQLFVARAYFPTIAKLPKHGKFSHELKMNIQDLERVLSVSITDGDLPKEIDKKSNRMEAAIARAKSFVMDCNNVDKKLRQIYDMTEDEADFHMKQSAYLFQLAVQTMPKSLHCLSMRLTVEYFKSPLIDMKPLRAEKYSDPMLQHYAIFSSNVLASSVVINSTVMHAKESGNLVFHVVTDRNNYFAMKLWFLINTYKEVTVQVLNIEDLNLNYHDKATLLQLSLPAEFRVSLQSVYYLPKSGSRTEYLSVFSHSHYLLPEIFQNLKKVVVMDDDIVVQQDLSALWDLDMDGKVNGAVNFCGVRLGQLNSYTGQNGFDGSSCAWISGLNIIDLVSWREHNVTNAYWKYVQEQLSMGDGLPGPASLPASLLTFQGLVYALDGTWVLSGLGHDYGLDIKTIKKAAVLHYNGKMKPWLELGIPKYKAYWKQFLKQEDQFMSECNVNS from the exons ATG GATGTTATTCAAAACTTTGTCAAGGAAGTTGAAAATGAAACCACTGGTAGGGGCGCCATTCAAGTCACTAATCAAAAAG GTTCCCCTATGCCGCCTTATGTTGTGCCGAAAGCACCTTCCAATAAAAAT AGCCCAAGGGTTGATAGTGTAGGGAAAGTCACTGGACGTAGGAAAGCTGTtgatgatgaaagtggaaaatctTGTGAGCTGAAATATGGGAGTTACTGCCTTTGGCGTCAGGAAAATAGGGAAGAAATGAAGGATCGTATGGTTAAGAAATTGAAGGACCAGCTTTTTGTGGCCCGTGCATACTTTCCCACTATAGCAAAACTTCCAAAACATGGTAAATTTTCACATGAATTGAAGATGAATATTCAAGATCTTGAGCGTGTTCTCAGTGTATCTATTACAGATGGCGATCTTCCAAAAGA GATTGATAAGAAATCGAATCGGATGGAAGCTGCAATAGCCAGAGCTAAATCCTTTGTTATGGATTGTAATAATGTTGACAAGAAATTAAGACAAATATATGATATGACTGAGGATGAGGCTGACTTCCACATGAAGCAGAGTGCATACCTTTTCCAACTTGCCGTCCAGACTATGCCAAAAAGTCTTCACTGCCTGTCTATGAGATTAACAGTTGAATACTTCAAATCTCCTTTGATCGATATGAAACCCTTGCGAGCTGAGAAATATTCAGATCCAATGTTGCAACACTATGCTATTTTCTCAAGTAATGTGCTTGCGTCGTCAGTAGTGATCAATTCAACTGTAATGCATGCAAAA GAAAGTGGGAATCTGGTATTTCATGTTGTGACAGATCGAAACAATTACTTTGCCATGAAACTTTGGTTCTTAATAAATACTTACAAGGAAGTGACAGTTCAGGTGCTGAACATTGAAGATCTTAATCTGAACTACCATGACAAAGCAACTTTGTTGCAGCTGTCGTTGCCTGCGGAGTTCCGTGTTTCCTTACAGAGTGTCTATTATTTGCCCAAAAGCGGATCTAGAACAGAGTACTTATCTGTTTTTTCCCATTCACATTATCTTCTTCCTGAGATATTCCAGAATTTGAAGAAAGTTGTGGTTATGGATGATGATATCGTTGTGCAACAAGATTTGTCAGCCCTGTGGGATCTTGACATGGATGGGAAGGTAAATGGTGCTGTGAATTTTTGTGGAGTGAGGCTAGGTCAGCTGAATAGTTATACGGGTCAGAATGGCTTTGATGGAAGTTCCTGTGCTTGGATATCTGGATTGAATATAATTGACCTGGTCAGTTGGAGGGAGCATAATGTTACTAATGCCTACTGGAAATATGTACAAGAG CAGCTGAGCATGGGGGATGGATTGCCTGGACCTGCTTCCTTGCCTGCTAGCTTGCTGACGTTTCAAGGCCTAGTTTATGCTCTTGATGGTACATGGGTTCTGTCGGGGCTGGGTCATGACTATGGGCTTGATATAAAAACCATTAAGAAAGCTGCAGTGTTACATTATAATGGGAAAATGAAACCCTGGCTTGAGCTGGGAATTCCAAAATACAAAGCGTACTGGAAGCAGTTCCTGAAACAAGAGGATCAGTTCATGAGTGAGTGCAACGTCAATTCGTAA
- the LOC131159222 gene encoding probable galacturonosyltransferase 7 isoform X1 — MKGGIGGGGSYSLPAKRRWRGLAIAVLCLVFLSMLVPLVFLLGLHNGFPSAGYLYDQQPAVSGQLRHVDELMKRLGPTLSKDVIQNFVKEVENETTGRGAIQVTNQKGSPMPPYVVPKAPSNKNSPRVDSVGKVTGRRKAVDDESGKSCELKYGSYCLWRQENREEMKDRMVKKLKDQLFVARAYFPTIAKLPKHGKFSHELKMNIQDLERVLSVSITDGDLPKEIDKKSNRMEAAIARAKSFVMDCNNVDKKLRQIYDMTEDEADFHMKQSAYLFQLAVQTMPKSLHCLSMRLTVEYFKSPLIDMKPLRAEKYSDPMLQHYAIFSSNVLASSVVINSTVMHAKESGNLVFHVVTDRNNYFAMKLWFLINTYKEVTVQVLNIEDLNLNYHDKATLLQLSLPAEFRVSLQSVYYLPKSGSRTEYLSVFSHSHYLLPEIFQNLKKVVVMDDDIVVQQDLSALWDLDMDGKVNGAVNFCGVRLGQLNSYTGQNGFDGSSCAWISGLNIIDLVSWREHNVTNAYWKYVQEQLSMGDGLPGPASLPASLLTFQGLVYALDGTWVLSGLGHDYGLDIKTIKKAAVLHYNGKMKPWLELGIPKYKAYWKQFLKQEDQFMSECNVNS; from the exons ATGAAGGGCGGGATAGGCGGTGGGGGTTCTTACTCTCTTCCTGCGAAACGGCGATGGAGAGGGCTCGCAATTGCGGTCTTATGCCTCGTTTTCCTCTCCATGCTCGTTCCGCTCGTCTTCTTGCTTGGCCTCCACAACGGTTTTCCGTCCGCAG GATACCTGTATGATCAACAACCTGCAGTTTCT GGTCAATTAAGGCATGTAGATGAGCTTATGAAAAGATTGGGGCCAACTCTCTCAAAG GATGTTATTCAAAACTTTGTCAAGGAAGTTGAAAATGAAACCACTGGTAGGGGCGCCATTCAAGTCACTAATCAAAAAG GTTCCCCTATGCCGCCTTATGTTGTGCCGAAAGCACCTTCCAATAAAAAT AGCCCAAGGGTTGATAGTGTAGGGAAAGTCACTGGACGTAGGAAAGCTGTtgatgatgaaagtggaaaatctTGTGAGCTGAAATATGGGAGTTACTGCCTTTGGCGTCAGGAAAATAGGGAAGAAATGAAGGATCGTATGGTTAAGAAATTGAAGGACCAGCTTTTTGTGGCCCGTGCATACTTTCCCACTATAGCAAAACTTCCAAAACATGGTAAATTTTCACATGAATTGAAGATGAATATTCAAGATCTTGAGCGTGTTCTCAGTGTATCTATTACAGATGGCGATCTTCCAAAAGA GATTGATAAGAAATCGAATCGGATGGAAGCTGCAATAGCCAGAGCTAAATCCTTTGTTATGGATTGTAATAATGTTGACAAGAAATTAAGACAAATATATGATATGACTGAGGATGAGGCTGACTTCCACATGAAGCAGAGTGCATACCTTTTCCAACTTGCCGTCCAGACTATGCCAAAAAGTCTTCACTGCCTGTCTATGAGATTAACAGTTGAATACTTCAAATCTCCTTTGATCGATATGAAACCCTTGCGAGCTGAGAAATATTCAGATCCAATGTTGCAACACTATGCTATTTTCTCAAGTAATGTGCTTGCGTCGTCAGTAGTGATCAATTCAACTGTAATGCATGCAAAA GAAAGTGGGAATCTGGTATTTCATGTTGTGACAGATCGAAACAATTACTTTGCCATGAAACTTTGGTTCTTAATAAATACTTACAAGGAAGTGACAGTTCAGGTGCTGAACATTGAAGATCTTAATCTGAACTACCATGACAAAGCAACTTTGTTGCAGCTGTCGTTGCCTGCGGAGTTCCGTGTTTCCTTACAGAGTGTCTATTATTTGCCCAAAAGCGGATCTAGAACAGAGTACTTATCTGTTTTTTCCCATTCACATTATCTTCTTCCTGAGATATTCCAGAATTTGAAGAAAGTTGTGGTTATGGATGATGATATCGTTGTGCAACAAGATTTGTCAGCCCTGTGGGATCTTGACATGGATGGGAAGGTAAATGGTGCTGTGAATTTTTGTGGAGTGAGGCTAGGTCAGCTGAATAGTTATACGGGTCAGAATGGCTTTGATGGAAGTTCCTGTGCTTGGATATCTGGATTGAATATAATTGACCTGGTCAGTTGGAGGGAGCATAATGTTACTAATGCCTACTGGAAATATGTACAAGAG CAGCTGAGCATGGGGGATGGATTGCCTGGACCTGCTTCCTTGCCTGCTAGCTTGCTGACGTTTCAAGGCCTAGTTTATGCTCTTGATGGTACATGGGTTCTGTCGGGGCTGGGTCATGACTATGGGCTTGATATAAAAACCATTAAGAAAGCTGCAGTGTTACATTATAATGGGAAAATGAAACCCTGGCTTGAGCTGGGAATTCCAAAATACAAAGCGTACTGGAAGCAGTTCCTGAAACAAGAGGATCAGTTCATGAGTGAGTGCAACGTCAATTCGTAA